In Mustelus asterias chromosome 17, sMusAst1.hap1.1, whole genome shotgun sequence, the following are encoded in one genomic region:
- the mtrf1 gene encoding peptide chain release factor 1, mitochondrial yields MKHGLDWFIANFIWRQSYLGRTCRLKPTRRQTARAWSSYLPRDVPNAIYRQQSERHCHNYFSELLQREAVRKYIEVLKEEYKGISSRLNSIQLHEEDGKPLSRRQVELAPLASLLEELQSSEKDLFELESMCNNLKARDDRELIALVLEERQQLRKSIAVLQGKLLQTLVQKEEHDDSNVILEVTAGRTTGGDICQQFTREVFDMYECYAGYKDWNFERLNYTPADYGGLHHASACISGESVYRFLKYEGGTHRVQRIPEVGLSSRMQRIHTGTMTVIVLPQIDEVDIKVDLNDLRIDTFRAKGAGGQHVNTTDSAVRIVHIPTSLTIECQQHRSQLENRKLAMHMLKTKLYQQMAEKDLDQRQSTRKLQVGTRAQSERIRTYNFTQDRVTDHRINYVLRDIKELLCGGKQLDELINKLQESAEKEALLELIERSNKGTTEGS; encoded by the exons ATGAAACACGGACTGGACTGGTTCATTGCCAACTTCATCTGGAGGCAGAGTTATCTCGGAAGGACCTGCAGGCTGAAGCCGACACGCAGACAGACCGCCAGAGCTTGGTCGTCGTATCTCCCCAGAGATGTGCCGAATGCTATTTATAGGCAACAGTCAGAGAGGCACTGTCACAATTATTTTAGTGAGCTACTTCAGCGGGAAGCTGTCAGGAAGTACATTGAGGTCTTGAAGGAGGAATACAAAGGAATTAGCAGCAGATTAAATAGCATCCAGCTACATGAGGAAGATGGAAAGCCATTGAGTAGGCGTCAAGTTGAGCTGGCTCCACTTGCTTCGCTGTTGGAAGAGCTGCAGTCATCAGAGAAAGACTTGTTCGAATTGGAATCAATGTGCAACA ATCTGAAGGCCAGAGATGACCGGGAGCTGATAGCGTTGGTTCTTGAAGAACGGCAGCAGCTCCGAAAAAGCATTGCAGTTTTACAGGGAAAA CTCCTTCAGACTCTGGTCCAAAAGGAGGAACATGATGATAGCAACGTGATTCTTGAGGTGACTGCTGGAAGAACAACAGGAG GTGACATTTGCCAGCAGTTTACGAGGGAGGTTTTTGATATGTATGAATGTTACGCTGGCTACAAAGACTGGAACTTTGAAAGACTGAACTATACACCTGCTGACTACG GAGGATTACATCATGCATCAGCGTGTATTTCAGGGGAGAGTGTTTATCGCTTTTTAAAATATGAAGGTGGAACCCACAGAGTTCAGAGGATTCCCGAAGTAGGCCTTTCATCGCGAATGCAACGCATCCATACTGGCACCATGACAGTCATTGTCCTACCCCAAATAGATGAG GTAGATATCAAAGTAGATCTCAACGATTTGAGGATTGATACCTTTCGAGCCAAAGGAGCTGGGGGACAGCATGTAAATACAACAGACAGCGCAGTGAGAATTGTTCACATCCCAACAA GTTTAACTATAGAATGCCAACAACACCGTTCACAGTTAGAGAACAGAAAGCTGGCCATGCACATGTTGAAAACAAAACTATACCAGCAGATGGCAGAGAAGGATCTGGATCAGAGGCAGAGTACCCGGAAACTGCAG GTTGGAACAAGAGCACAATCGGAAAGAATTCGTACCTATAACTTCACCCAGGACAGGGTCACAGATCACCGGATTAACTACGTTCTGAGGGATATTAAG GAGCTTCTGTGTGGTGGGAAACAGCTGGATGAACTGATTAATAAGCTTCAGGAGTCAGCGGAAAAGGAAGCTCTCCTGGAACTTATAGAAAGGAGCAATAAAGGAACCACAGAGGGGAGTTAA
- the kbtbd7 gene encoding kelch repeat and BTB domain-containing protein 7 produces the protein MAAVSGLMGPEVLEDAAHARALLRELKSFYDARLLVDVTLEVESGSRFLCNRNVLAAASPYFRSMFTGGLFESKQQSITIHEVDSDSMALIIDYCYTGRVTVSEATVQKLYVAANMLQLEYVRQACAAFMARRLDLYNCTGLFKFADAFDNVELKEKALAFIARNLQHLCRTEELCELSPEQIKEILKLDTLDVDSERKVCMVAIQWIKANIVERAAHALDILKCVRWHHFTEKDRMYIDALKSQPLVKNKPLASIVDDLSAFQGVDVPATLQNTSKRIGFSAKEMVIFFGHRKEPFLCYDPYTGDIYTMTSPLTSPALTKSISSLAVCVSPDNDVFLATQPTKQLWVFNAVQNSWQQLAERLLAREGMDVAYLNGYIYILGGRDPSTGLKIKEVECYSIQRNQWIFVTPLPHALHLFELITVGDCLYAVNNKRMLCYVPERNQWLNCASLKRSEFQEACVFNDEIYCICDIPVIKVYNPSKGEWRRINDVPIDAYIHNFQIVSHGNKLLLITTTVPQWKKNRVTVHQYDANGDQWVNIGTMLGLLHYDSDFICLSARLYPSCLEPGQSFINEEDDVRSESSADWDFEGSSDIDSESGSSSSFSDDDWQPPEGLRVERIQRNGHLVPPDNRAPHINGKTGN, from the exons ATGGCGGCTGTGAGTGGCCTGATGGGTCCTGAGGTGTTGGAAGACGCGGCCCATGCTCGGGCCTTGCTCAGGGAGCTCAAATCCTTTTACGATGCCCGGCTGCTGGTAGATGTGACCCTGGAGGTGGAGAGCGGCAGCCGCTTCTTGTGTAACCGCAATGTCCTGGCTGCTGCCAGCCCATATTTCCGCAGCATGTTCACCGGCGGCCTGTTCGAGAGCAAACAGCAGAGCATCACCATCCATGAGGTGGACTCGGACTCCATGGCGCTGATCATCGATTACTGCTACACCGGCCGAGTCACTGTCTCCGAGGCCACTGTCCAGAAACTCTATGTCGCCGCCAATATGCTGCAGCTCGAGTATGTCCGGCAGGCGTGTGCTGCCTTCATGGCCCGCAGACTGGATCTGTACAACTGCACCGGCCTCTTCAAG TTTGCAGATGCCTTTGACAATGTGGAACTGAAGGAGAAGGCACTTGCTTTCATTGCACGCAACCTGCAGCATCTGTGCAGGACGGAGGAATTGTGTGAGCTGTCACCTGAGCAGATAAAAGAAATCCTAAAGCTGGACAcactggatgttgatagtgagaggAAGGTATGCATGGTTGCCATTCAGTGGATTAAAGCAAATATTGTTGAGCGTGCTGCACACGCCCTGGATATACTGAAGTGTGTCCGCTGGCATCATTTCACAGAGAAGGATAGAATGTACATCGATGCTCTTAAATCTCAGCCCTTGGTCAAAAACAAGCCTCTTGCCTCCATTGTCGATGATCTTTCTGCATTCCAAGGTGTTGACGTGCCAGCAACTCTGCAAAACACTTCAAAGAGGATTGGATTTAGTGCGAAGGAAATGGTTATATTCTTTGGCCATCGAAAGGAGCCTTTCCTCTGTTATGATCCATACACCGGTGACATTTACACAATGACTTCGCCCCTGACTAGTCCTGCTCTTACCAAGTCCATCAGTTCACTTGCTGTCTGTGTTTCACCAGACAACGATGTGTTCCTGGCAACGCAGCCAACCAAACAGCTTTGGGTGTTTAATGCGGTTCAGAACAGTTGGCAACAACTTGCCGAGCGACTGCTGGCGAGAGAGGGGATGGATGTTGCCTATCTGAACGGATATATTTACATTCTGGGTGGTCGAGATCCATCCACGGGCCTGAAAATTAAGGAGGTGGAGTGTTACAGTATTCAAAGAAACCAATGGATTTTTGTGACCCCCCTGCCTCACGCACTGCATTTGTTTGAGCTGATTACAGTCGGAGATTGTCTCTATGCTGTTAATAATAAGAGGATGCTGTGCTATGTGCCAGAGAGGAATCAGTGGTTAAACTGCGCTTCTTTAAAGCGCAGCGAGTTCCAGGAAGCTTGTGTTTTCAACGACGAAATCTATTGCATTTGTGACATTcctgtcataaaggtttacaaccCTTCGAAGGGTGAGTGGAGAAGGATTAATGATGTCCCGATCGATGCCTATATCCACAACTTTCAAATAGTTAGTCACGGGAACAAGTTGCTTCTCATAACCACCACGGTTCCACAGTGGAAGAAAAACAGGGTGACTGTTCATCAGTACGATGCAAACGGGGACCAGTGGGTCAACATTGGTACAATGTTGGGATTGCTGCACTATGACAGTGACTTCATATGCCTTTCAGCTCGGTTGTATCCTTCGTGCTTGGAGCCGGGCCAGAGTTTTATCAATGAGGAGGATGATGTCCGCAGCGAGtcgagtgcggactgggattttgaaGGCTCCAGTGATATTGACTCTGAGTCGGGGAGCTCAAGTTCCTTTTCAGATGATGATTGGCAACCCCCAGAAGGATTGAGAGTTGAACGAATCCAGCGAAACGGCCACTTGGTCCCGCCAGACAACAGAGCGCCTCATATCAATGGCAAGACTGGGAACTAA